The Carassius carassius chromosome 9, fCarCar2.1, whole genome shotgun sequence genome includes a region encoding these proteins:
- the LOC132148768 gene encoding gastrula zinc finger protein XlCGF8.2DB-like has translation MELIKEESEDMKIEDAVRVKQEEAEEQTGLILLKEESEVEEKSHCKKYHDIITEVNSEKTSSGKSNFTCQQCGKCFSTEGNLKLHLDLHTGEKPYTCSQCGNGFTQQGSFNRHMRVHTGEKPFTCKLCGKSFTTKLNLKYHMNSHTGETPFTCDQCGRSFRHKVTLKKHMKVHAIESSFTCLQCGMSFSDNKNLKNHVIIHTGEKPYMCLQCGKTCSNNTNLGVHMRIHTGEKPFTCPQCGKSFRFVGNFQTHIRVHTGERLFTCIECDESFTYQRDLKRHLLIHSGKQF, from the exons ATGGAGTTAATTAAAGAGGAGAGCGAAGACATGAAGATTGAAGATGCAGTCCGTGTGAAACAAGAAGAGGCGGAGGAACAAACAG GCCTGATACTGCTAAAAGAGGAGAGTGAAGTTGAAGAAAAAAGTCACTGTAAGAAATATCATGATATCATAACTGAAGTAAACTCTGAAAAGACTTCCTCAGGAAAAAGTaatttcacctgccaacagtgtggaaagtgtttctCTACAGAAGGAAACCTGAAACTCCACCTGGacctccacactggagagaagccttacacatgctctcagtgtggaaacggTTTCACCCAGCAAGGAAGCTTTAACAGgcacatgagagttcatactggagagaagcctttcacctgcaAACTGTGTGGTAAGAGCTTCACAACAAAACTAAACCTCAAGTATCACATGAACAGTCACACTGGTGAGACTCCAtttacatgtgatcagtgtggaaggAGCTTCAGACATAAGGTAACCCTTAAAAAGCACATGAAGGTTCATGCAATAGAAAGCAGTTTTACATGTCTTCAGTGTGGAATGAGTTTCTCAGACAACAAAAACCTTAAGAATCATGTGataattcacactggagagaaaccctaCATGTGCCTTCAATGTGGAAAGACTTGCTCAAACAATACAAACCTTGGtgttcacatgagaattcacaccggagagaaacctttcacctgccctcagtgtggaaagagcttcagaTTTGTAGGAAACTTTCAGACTCACATTAGAGTTCACACCGGAGAGAGGCTTTTCACATGTATCGAGTGTGATGAGAGTTTCACGTATCAGAGAGACCTGAAACGTCATTTGTTAATTCACTCTGGAAAACAATTCTAG